One stretch of Punica granatum isolate Tunisia-2019 chromosome 5, ASM765513v2, whole genome shotgun sequence DNA includes these proteins:
- the LOC116208129 gene encoding heterogeneous nuclear ribonucleoprotein 1-like: MDSDQGKLFIGGISWETNEDKLTDYFSQYGDVLQTAVMKDKTTGRPRGFGFVVFSDPDVLDKVLEDKHTIDGRTVEAKRALSREEQQTNVRSGVANAGRSAGVGGTIRTKKIFVGGLPSTLTEEEFRQYFETYGTVTDVVVMYDQNTQRPRGFGFISFESEDAVDRVLHKTFHDLSGKKVEVKRALPKDANPGGGNRTMISGGGYQGYGSSVGNGSSIDGRMDSSRYMQPHGSAGGFPPYGSSGYGTPGYGYGPTNGGIGYTGYGSYGSPSARAYGNPNVPTPGFGVGPQGGARAPWSSQSSGFGAMGYGGAAPWGATSAGSGAVGGGPVSTPSVQSPGGVVGYGSQAYGYGGYAGAEAGYGIGGRYGSSPGNGVRGPGVGEMQGSNMGYMGGGYGDVNGSAAWRSDLLHVSGNYGNNPNAPHGTYRQAQQQ, translated from the exons ATGGATTCGGATCAGGGGAAGCTGTTCATTGGTGGGATTTCATGGGAGACCAACGAGGACAAGCTCACGGACTACTTCAGCCAGTACGGCGACGTCCTCCAGACCGCCGTCATGAAGGACAAGACCACTGGCCGCCCCCGTGGGTTCGGGTTCGTCGTCTTCTCCGACCCGGATGTCCTAGACAAGGTCCTTGAGGATAAGCACACCATCGATGGGAGAACG GTTGAAGCTAAGAGGGCTCTATCAAGGGAGGAGCAGCAAACCAACGTGAGATCTGGAGTTGCTAATGCTGGTCGGAGTGCAGGAGTTGGTGGAACTATTCGAACCAAAAAGATTTTTGTGGGCGGCCTGCCTTCAACACTTACAGAGGAAGAATTCCGTCAGTATTTTGAAACCTATGGCACTGTGACTGATGTAGTAGTAATGTACGATCAGAACACCCAACGGCCTCGGGGATTTGGTTTCATATCTTTTGAAAGTGAGGATGCTGTCGACAGAGTTCTACACAAGACGTTCCACGACTTGAGTGGAAAGAAAGtggaagttaagcgtgctctTCCAAAAGACGCCAATCCTGGTGGAGGTAACCGTACAATGATCAGTGGTGGCGGCTATCAGGGTTATGGCAGTTCCGTTGGCAACGGAAGCTCTATTGATGGGAGAATGGATTCTTCGAGGTACATGCAGCCCCATGGTTCTGCTGGTGGCTTCCCACCCTATGGTTCTTCTGGGTATGGTACACCTGGCTATGGGTATGGTCCCACCAATGGTGGAATCGGTTATACTGGTTATGGAAGTTATGGTAGTCCCAGTGCTAGAGCTTATGGGAACCCAAATGTCCCTACTCCAGGTTTTGGTGTTGGTCCACAAGGGGGTGCCAGAGCTCCATGGAGCTCTCAATCTTCTGGGTTTGGAGCTATGGGATATGGAGGTGCTGCTCCCTGGGGCGCTACCTCTGCTGGTTCTGGGGCTGTTGGTGGCGGTCCTGTCTCCACTCCTTCAGTTCAATCTCCAGGAGGAGTTGTGGGCTATGGCAGTCAGGCTTATGGATATGGTGGTTATGCTGGAGCTGAGGCTGGATATGGCATTGGAGGGCGATATGGTAGTTCACCAGGCAATGGGGTTCGTGGTCCTGGAGTAGGAGAGATGCAAGGGAGCAATATGGGATACATGGGAGGTGGTTATGGAGATGTGAATGGGAGCGCAGCATGGAGATCTGACCTGTTGCATGTGTCTGGAAATTATGGGAATAACCCTAATGCTCCTCATGGGACTTACAGGCAGGCTCAGCAACAATGA